Proteins encoded together in one Lathamus discolor isolate bLatDis1 chromosome 3, bLatDis1.hap1, whole genome shotgun sequence window:
- the CHST2 gene encoding carbohydrate sulfotransferase 2, with protein sequence MKVCRRKALALCLGYALLLLLAALNLLEYKWRREPRRCGEPPAAPRHRPPPPPPPPPAGSGGPAGARRQLVYVFTTWRSGSSFFGELFNQNPEVFFLYEPVWHVWQKLYPGDAVSLQGAARDMLSSLYRCDLSVFQLYSTAGAGKNLTTLGIFGAATNKVICSSPLCPAYRKEVVGMVDDRVCKKCPPQRLSRFQEECHKYRTLVIKGVRVFDLAVLAPLMRDPTLDLKVIHLVRDPRAVASSRIKSRHGLIRESLQVVRSRDPHIHRMPFLDAGHKLGGKKEGGGGSDYHALGAMEVICSSMAKTLQTALHPPDWLQGNYMVVRYEDLVVEPIKTLRQVYSFVNLAVSPEMEKFALNMTSGPGYSSKPFVVSARNATQALSAWRTALSYQQIKQVEEYCHQPMVLLGYERVGSPEEVKDLSRTLLRKPRL encoded by the coding sequence ATGAAAGTGTGCCGGCGGAAGGCGCTGGCGCTGTGCCTGGGCTACgcgctcctgctgctgctcgcTGCCCTCAACCTGCTGGAGTACAAGTGGCGGCGGGAGCCGCGGCGCTGCGGGGAGCCCCCGGCCGCCCCTCGCCACCGTCCCCCGCCGCCacctccgccgccgccggccgGGAGCGGCGGCCCGGCGGGCGCCCGGCGACAGCTGGTCTATGTCTTCACTACCTGGCGCTCGGGATCGTCCTTCTTCGGGGAGCTCTTCAACCAGAACCCCGAGGTCTTCTTCCTCTACGAGCCGGTGTGGCACGTCTGGCAGAAGCTGTACCCTGGGGACGCCGTCTCACTGCAAGGGGCAGCCCGCGACATGCTGAGCTCCCTGTACCGCTGCGACCTCTCCGTCTTCCAGCTCTACAGCACGGCGGGTGCCGGCAAGAACCTCACCACGCTGGGCATCTTCGGGGCGGCCACCAACAAGGTCATCTGCTCCTCGCCCCTCTGCCCGGCCTACCGCAAGGAGGTGGTGGGCATGGTGGATGACCGGGTGTGCAAGAAGTGTCCCCCGCAGCGCCTCAGCCGCTTCCAGGAGGAATGCCACAAGTATCGCACGCTGGTCATCAAAGGTGTCCGTGTCTTTGACTTGGCTGTCCTCGCCCCGCTCATGCGGGACCCGACCCTGGACCTCAAAGTCATCCACCTGGTGCGGGACCCCAGGGCTGTCGCCAGCTCTCGCATCAAGTCCCGGCACGGCCTCATCCGGGAGAGCCTGCAGGTGGTGAGGAGCCGGGACCCCCACATCCACCGCATGCCCTTCCTTGATGCTGGCCACAAGCTGGGcgggaagaaggaggggggtGGTGGCTCGGACTACCATGCCCTGGGTGCCATGGAGGTCATCTGCAGTAGCATGGCCAAGACCCTGCAGACTGCTCTGCACCCCCCTGACTGGCTCCAGGGGAACTATATGGTTGTGCGCTATGAGGACCTGGTGGTGGAGCCCATCAAGACCCTGCGGCAGGTGTACAGCTTTGTCAACCTGGCAGTCAGCCCAGAGATGGAAAAGTTTGCCCTCAACATGACCAGTGGCCCCGGCTACTCCTCCAAGCCCTTCGTGGTGTCGGCCAGGAACGCCACCCAGGCGCTGAGCGCCTGGAGAACTGCACTCAGCTACCAGCAGATCAAGCAGGTTGAGGAGTACTGCCACCAGCCCATGGTCCTGCTGGGCTATGAGAGGGTTGGCAGCCCTGAAGAGGTGAAGGACCTCAGCAGAACACTGCTCAGGAAGCCGCGGTTGTGA